One stretch of Schlesneria sp. DSM 10557 DNA includes these proteins:
- the rpoD gene encoding RNA polymerase sigma factor RpoD: MYRLDASLNQLIEMGRQQGFLTFSQVNAYLPDEAVNPEKLDNLLMSLDELGMQIVADERLPVTPEIFMKRRGGKAKPAKSEKADDKSRRIDDPVRMYLTQMGEIPLLTREQEISLAKKIEITRKRFRRHLLESDYALKQSIDILKKVNCGELPFDRTIKVSVTEGLEKNQILGRMPHNLRSLETMREKSVADFEEMIKPGKTAAEVRAIQQRIEQRRRKMVTLLEELSLRTQRLQPTMRRLEQISNRMDQLQRQIDGMKNLKSAKDERANLQKELLDLMQMTLETPQSLRQRLDDVRERFSAYEQSMRELSGGNLRLVVSIAKKYRNRGLSFLDLIQEGNTGLMRAVDKYEYRRGYKFSTYATWWIRQAITRAIADQARTIRIPVHMIETMSKLRKVSKRLLQEKGREPTIEETAEAAGVSLEETRRVLKISRHPISLDRPVGESEDSYFGDFIEDDNTESPVNSATQEMLKDKIDVVLKTLTYREREIIKLRYGLGDGYTYTLEEVGRIFKVTRERVRQIEAKAVRKLQHPVRSKQLKGFLDTLAAAAASAN; the protein is encoded by the coding sequence GTGTACAGACTTGACGCGAGTTTGAACCAGTTAATTGAGATGGGGCGGCAACAGGGTTTCTTGACCTTTTCTCAGGTCAATGCATACCTGCCCGACGAAGCGGTTAATCCCGAAAAACTCGACAACCTGTTAATGTCGCTCGACGAACTCGGGATGCAGATCGTCGCTGACGAGAGGTTGCCGGTCACTCCTGAAATCTTCATGAAACGCCGCGGAGGCAAGGCCAAGCCGGCCAAGTCAGAAAAAGCCGATGACAAATCACGGCGAATCGACGACCCCGTGCGCATGTACCTGACGCAAATGGGCGAAATCCCCCTGCTGACCCGCGAGCAGGAAATCTCGCTCGCCAAGAAGATTGAAATCACCCGCAAACGATTCCGTCGGCATCTGCTGGAAAGCGATTATGCGCTGAAGCAATCGATCGACATCCTCAAGAAGGTCAACTGTGGCGAGCTCCCGTTTGACCGGACCATCAAGGTTTCTGTAACCGAGGGGTTGGAAAAGAATCAGATCCTCGGCCGCATGCCGCACAACCTTCGCTCGCTCGAAACGATGCGTGAGAAGAGTGTTGCGGACTTTGAAGAGATGATTAAGCCCGGCAAGACCGCCGCGGAAGTCAGGGCCATCCAGCAGCGTATTGAACAGCGACGCCGCAAGATGGTGACGCTGCTTGAAGAGCTCAGTCTCCGTACGCAACGGTTGCAGCCGACGATGCGGCGGCTTGAACAAATTTCCAACCGCATGGATCAGTTGCAACGTCAGATCGACGGGATGAAAAACCTGAAGTCTGCCAAAGACGAGCGAGCCAATCTCCAGAAGGAACTGCTCGACTTGATGCAGATGACGCTGGAAACTCCTCAGTCCCTGCGCCAGCGGCTCGATGACGTCCGTGAACGATTCAGCGCTTACGAACAGTCGATGCGGGAATTATCCGGCGGAAACCTCCGACTCGTGGTTTCCATTGCCAAGAAATACCGCAATCGCGGACTGAGCTTCCTGGACCTGATTCAGGAAGGCAACACCGGCCTGATGCGTGCCGTCGACAAGTACGAGTATCGTCGCGGTTACAAGTTTTCGACCTACGCCACGTGGTGGATCCGACAGGCCATTACGCGAGCCATTGCGGATCAGGCCCGAACCATCCGTATCCCGGTCCATATGATCGAGACCATGTCCAAGCTGCGCAAGGTCAGCAAGCGACTGCTGCAGGAAAAAGGTCGCGAACCGACGATCGAGGAAACCGCCGAAGCCGCGGGAGTCAGCCTCGAAGAAACTCGTCGTGTCCTGAAAATCTCGCGGCATCCGATCAGCCTCGACCGTCCCGTGGGCGAGAGTGAAGACAGCTACTTTGGCGACTTTATCGAAGACGACAACACCGAAAGCCCCGTCAACTCTGCAACCCAGGAGATGCTGAAGGATAAGATCGACGTCGTCCTGAAAACGCTGACTTACCGTGAACGGGAAATCATCAAGTTGCGCTACGGTCTGGGTGACGGCTACACTTACACCCTCGAAGAAGTGGGGCGGATCTTCAAAGTGACTCGTGAACGCGTTCGCCAAATCGAAGCAAAAGCCGTCCGAAAACTCCAGCATCCGGTCCGCAGCAAGCAACTCAAAGGCTTCCTGGACACTTTGGCTGCTGCAGCCGCTTCGGCCAATTGA